One segment of Hippopotamus amphibius kiboko isolate mHipAmp2 chromosome 2, mHipAmp2.hap2, whole genome shotgun sequence DNA contains the following:
- the LOC130845596 gene encoding olfactory receptor 4F3/4F16/4F29-like — MDGGNRSLVSEFLLLGLASSWEIQILLFLFFTTFYIASILGNLLIVLTVLSDHHLHSPMYFLLANLSFIDTGVSSIATPKMIFDLFRTHKVISLKGCITQMFFIHTVGGTEMVLLIVMAYDRYVAICKPLHYLTIMSLRTCISLLAVAWTIGLIHSVAQLAFVVNLPFCGPNKMDSFYCDFPRFIKLACTDTYRLEFLVTANSGFISMGTFFILIVSYIFILVTVRKHSPGGSSKALSTLSAHITVVVFFFGPCIIVYVWPFPTLPIDKFLAIFDALITPFMNPIIYTFRNKEMKVAMQRLVSF, encoded by the coding sequence ATGGATGGAGGAAATCGCTCTCTGGTGTCTGAATTTTTGCTGCTGGGACTCGCCAGTTCTTGGGAGATtcagattcttctttttctatttttcacaaCATTTTATATAGCAAGTATCCTGGGAAACCTTCTCATTGTGCTCACAGTTCTCTCAGACCATCATTTACATTCCCCCATGTACTTTTTGTTGGCAAATCTCTCCTTCATTGACACAGGTGTTTCCAGCATTGCAACCCCCAAGATGATTTTTGACCTTTTCAGAACACATAAAGTCATCTCCTTGAAAGGGTGTATTACTCAGATGTTCTTTATTCACACTGTTGGGGGTACAGAGATGGTGCTGCTCATagtcatggcctatgaccgatACGTTGCTATCTGTAAGCCCCTCCACTACCTGACCATCATGAGCCTAAGAACATGCATTTCTCTTTTGGCCGTTGCTTGGACCATTGGACTCATCCACTCTGTGGCCCAGCTGGCTTTTGTTGTAAACTTACCCTTTTGTGGTCCCAACAAAATGGACAGCTTTTATTGTGATTTTCCTCGGTTCATCAAACTTGCATGTACAGACACGTACAGACTGGAGTTTCTGGTCACTGCCAACAGTGGCTTCATCTCCATGGGCACCTTCTTTATCCTGATTGTGTCTTACATCTTCATCCTGGTCACGGTTCGCAAACACTCTCCAGGTGGTTCATCCAAGGCCCTCTCCACCCTCTCAGCTCACATCACAGTGGTGGTCTTTTTCTTTGGCCCTTGCATTATTGTCTATGTGTGGCCATTCCCTACCTTACCCATAGATAAATTTTTAGCTATCTTTGATGCCCTTATTACTCCTTTTATGAATCCTATTATCTATACATTTAGAAACAAGGAGATGAAGGTGGCAATGCAAAGACTggtaagcttttaa
- the LOC130845611 gene encoding olfactory receptor 4F15-like → MGGGNHSVVSEIVLVGLTSSLEIQLVLFLVFSVFYVTGILGNLLIVLTVISDSHLHSPMYFLLANLSFIDMWISSNAAPKMISDLFKKRKVISFQGCIAQMFLIHVIGGTEMVLLIAMALDRYVAICRPLHYLIIMNFRTCILLLFAAWFIGIIHSLIHLVFIVNLPFCGPNKVDSFYCDLPRFIRLACTDSYRLELMVTANSGFISLGTFLILIISYIFILLTVWQCSSGGLSKALSTLSAHITVVVLFFGPCIFVYSWPLPTVPVDKFLAIFDIIITPFLNPAIYTFRNKEMKVAMRRLFSQVLSFRKLF, encoded by the coding sequence ATGGGGGGAGGAAATCATTCAGTGGTGTCTGAGATTGTGTTGGTGGGACTCACCAGTTCTTTGGAGATACAGCTTGTCCTCTTTCTAGTTTTCTCTGTGTTCTATGTAACAGGTATTTTAGGAAACCTCCTCATTGTGCTCACAGTGATCTCTGACTCCCATTTACACTCCCCCATGTACTTCCTGCTAGCCAACCTCTCCTTTATTGACATGTGGATTTCCTCCAATGCAGCTCCTAAGATGATTTCTGATCTTTTCAAGAAGAGAAAAGTAATTTCTTTCCAAGGATGCATTGCTCAGATGTTCTTAATTCATGTTATTGGAGGAACTGAGATGGTTCTGCTCATTGCCATGGCCCTTGACCGTTATGTTGCTATATGTAGGCCTCTCCACTACTTGATCATCATGAATTTCAGGACTTGTATTTTACTCCTGTTTGCTGCCTGGTTCATTGGAATCATTCACTCACTGATCCACCTTGTATTTATTGTAAACCTACCATTCTGTGGCCCCAATAAAGTGGACAGCTTTTACTGTGATCTTCCTCGATTTATTAGGCTTGCCTGCACAGATTCTTACAGGCTGGAGCTCATGGTCACTGCCAATAGTGGATTCATCTCCCTGGGAACTTTTCTCATTTTGATTATATCTTATATCTTCATCTTGCTCACTGTTTGGCAATGTTCTTCAGGTGGCTTGTCCAAGGCCCTCTCTACACTGTCAGCTCACATCACAGTGGTGGTCTTATTTTTCGGTCCATGTATTTTTGTGTATTCATGGCCACTTCCCACAGTGCCAGTGGACAAATTCCTTGCTATTTTTGACATAATTATTACCCCATTTCTGAACCCTGCCATCTACACTTTTAGGAACAAAGAGATGAAGGTGGCAATGAGGAGACTATTCAGTCAGGTGTTGAGTTTCAGGAAGCTGTTTTAA